The Candidatus Korarchaeota archaeon NZ13-K nucleotide sequence ATGGAGCTTCCCTCAGCATCGAGATCCGTGGCCACTATCACCCTCCCGCAATCCCTTCCCAGCCTCCTCAGGAGCTTGAGGTAGCCCTCCTTTCCCCTGATCTCCTTGAGAATGAGACCCTCCGGTGGGACTACTGAGGGATAGTCCCACCTCCCCGGGGGATAATCGAGCTCGAACAGGTGACCGGCCGCGG carries:
- a CDS encoding DNA topoisomerase I: MTTLILTEKPNVARRIASILSSGFERLNDGKVAYYRFQLDGEIYYVAPAAGHLFELDYPPGRWDYPSVVPPEGLILKEIRGKEGYLKLLRRLGRDCGRVIVATDLDAEGSS